A single region of the Pseudodesulfovibrio sp. JC047 genome encodes:
- the mobC gene encoding plasmid mobilization relaxosome protein MobC, translated as MKSNRVTVRLDENMLLGLEKQKKELEAHSLSELIREAVKSCLQSDQPQLSRELVEEFTAWRKEFHGVGSNLNQIAYRMNSGHPQASQQVLETLKELSASFKKLAEDFKKVRHGFDF; from the coding sequence ATGAAATCGAATAGAGTCACAGTTCGTCTTGATGAAAATATGCTTTTAGGACTTGAGAAACAAAAAAAGGAACTTGAGGCCCACAGCTTGTCTGAGTTGATCCGTGAAGCTGTGAAATCTTGTTTGCAAAGTGATCAACCTCAACTGAGCCGTGAATTGGTTGAAGAGTTTACGGCATGGCGCAAAGAATTTCATGGTGTTGGTTCCAACTTGAACCAAATCGCATACCGAATGAATTCAGGTCACCCGCAGGCTTCCCAGCAGGTGCTTGAAACTCTCAAGGAATTGAGCGCATCTTTTAAAAAGTTGGCTGAAGATTTCAAGAAGGTGCGTCATGGCTTCGACTTCTAG
- a CDS encoding relaxase/mobilization nuclease domain-containing protein, with product MASTSRKDSDEFRVGRAKRSRAGSLHFSQTSNAKARKTSGKPSSKRYTPQAVVKVAGWATAPSSVKRMLDYIGRTEGKENQELVDLEAEDGVLRRGQLEVDEIYDEWKHDFKRKPQHVKKQPRHAVHLILSASAKLNEDNIGKTLKAARRVAEKHFGEPGYKYALGVHQDGKYPHVHMIVNTVNTDRQAPKLRLGKKQIFEMRQSLATELTREGLDHVATRGNSKVRNPKTKGAKPNSLAKVKKVLTKMDKEQRQFERALTRKNPRINAIQHRQQQAKVLDTLRAQVKDDSSLNKEERLEAFNRLRKFRRGIEKKGVNVKIEIQATVNFYEVQFKKWKKNAEQFKTNYYFQGKKGQKDVASNFDEKSMFLQKKLERFLRKDLKQQNIPVEVKKAIHKQLRPRLNEIKKVREMSLGNRQAFIK from the coding sequence ATGGCTTCGACTTCTAGAAAGGACTCGGATGAATTTCGCGTTGGCCGAGCTAAGCGGAGTCGCGCTGGTTCCCTCCACTTTTCGCAGACCAGCAATGCCAAAGCTAGAAAAACTTCAGGCAAGCCTTCATCAAAACGTTATACCCCGCAAGCGGTGGTTAAAGTTGCGGGATGGGCAACGGCCCCTTCATCAGTCAAAAGAATGTTGGATTACATCGGACGAACCGAAGGCAAGGAAAATCAGGAGTTGGTCGACCTTGAAGCTGAAGATGGAGTCTTGCGTCGGGGGCAATTGGAAGTCGATGAGATTTACGATGAATGGAAACACGATTTTAAACGCAAACCACAACATGTGAAGAAACAGCCTCGTCATGCTGTTCATCTAATCTTATCTGCCTCAGCCAAACTGAATGAAGATAATATCGGCAAAACTTTGAAAGCTGCCCGTAGGGTGGCCGAAAAACATTTCGGGGAACCTGGCTATAAATATGCACTCGGAGTTCACCAGGACGGCAAATATCCGCATGTTCATATGATTGTGAACACCGTCAACACAGACAGGCAGGCCCCCAAGCTTCGGCTTGGGAAAAAACAAATTTTTGAAATGAGGCAGTCGTTGGCCACAGAGTTAACTAGGGAAGGCTTAGATCATGTTGCCACCAGAGGAAACAGCAAGGTCCGAAATCCAAAAACTAAGGGGGCGAAGCCCAATTCATTAGCCAAGGTCAAAAAGGTCTTGACCAAAATGGACAAAGAACAACGTCAGTTCGAAAGAGCGCTCACTCGAAAGAATCCACGAATCAATGCCATCCAGCATCGCCAACAACAAGCCAAGGTGCTGGATACATTACGTGCCCAGGTCAAAGACGACAGCTCTTTGAACAAAGAAGAAAGGTTGGAAGCTTTCAACCGGCTTCGCAAATTCCGGCGCGGCATCGAGAAGAAGGGAGTTAATGTGAAAATTGAGATACAAGCAACCGTCAATTTTTATGAAGTTCAGTTCAAAAAATGGAAAAAGAACGCCGAGCAGTTTAAGACAAACTATTACTTTCAGGGGAAGAAGGGACAAAAGGACGTGGCTTCAAATTTTGATGAAAAGAGCATGTTTTTACAAAAGAAACTGGAACGGTTTTTGAGAAAAGATTTGAAGCAACAAAACATTCCTGTTGAGGTGAAGAAAGCCATCCACAAACAGCTTCGTCCGCGGCTTAATGAAATAAAGAAAGTTCGCGAAATGAGTTTGGGAAACAGGCAAGCTTTTATAAAATAA
- a CDS encoding DnaB-like helicase C-terminal domain-containing protein: MSQYENKTWSAKDAVESALQKTTDRFDTKSSVTGIQTHFYDLDCITAGLQESQLTVIAGRPSMGVTSFALNLGTRAAIKSDTPVLIFSPGETVENILTRMISFQCKIVNTNLKTGNLEDLEWLRISEGADLLADAPIQIHDEPSITGAKIVEVTHEHVKTYGAGLILIDYLQLLQPTNPRPPRDQEIADMTRMFKVLARETKTHVILLSQLNRKVEERTDKRPMLPDLRDSGAIEDDADNIIFLYRDSAYNKSEDNPLKNHAEIIIAKQHCGPTGRCELFFIKEYGLFENMGATTSLSELLDGITE, encoded by the coding sequence ATGTCGCAATACGAGAACAAGACCTGGAGTGCGAAAGATGCCGTGGAGTCGGCACTTCAGAAAACAACCGACCGTTTTGATACTAAAAGCTCCGTCACTGGGATTCAAACACACTTTTATGACTTAGATTGCATAACTGCTGGATTGCAAGAAAGCCAACTCACAGTCATAGCAGGGCGCCCGTCAATGGGAGTGACTAGCTTCGCTCTTAATCTTGGCACACGGGCCGCTATTAAATCTGACACTCCAGTGCTTATATTCTCTCCAGGAGAAACGGTAGAAAATATATTAACTCGGATGATTTCATTTCAATGTAAAATTGTAAATACCAATTTGAAAACTGGCAATCTTGAAGACCTGGAATGGTTAAGAATTTCTGAAGGAGCAGACTTGCTCGCCGATGCCCCCATTCAAATTCATGACGAGCCGTCAATTACGGGTGCCAAAATTGTTGAGGTTACTCATGAGCACGTTAAGACATATGGAGCTGGCCTTATTTTAATTGATTACTTGCAACTCTTACAGCCCACAAATCCAAGGCCACCAAGAGATCAAGAAATTGCAGATATGACTCGTATGTTTAAAGTCCTTGCCCGAGAAACCAAAACACATGTGATTTTACTTTCTCAGCTTAACAGGAAAGTTGAGGAAAGAACTGATAAACGTCCCATGCTTCCTGATCTTCGAGATTCTGGTGCCATCGAAGATGACGCCGACAACATTATTTTTTTATACCGCGACAGTGCATACAACAAATCTGAAGACAACCCTCTCAAAAATCATGCTGAAATCATTATAGCCAAACAGCATTGTGGCCCGACCGGCAGATGTGAATTGTTCTTTATTAAGGAATACGGGCTATTCGAAAACATGGGCGCAACGACTTCCCTCAGTGAGCTACTCGATGGGATCACTGAATAA
- a CDS encoding restriction endonuclease yields MAVWLVRAGSHGEFEQKFIQDERIYVTWEDLDKNIEKLADKESLFSLLDSMHPDSKPKRLHNWVSQIWPFAHEMAIGDLVVVPLKSQSVIYFGEITGPYQFEPEGPNPYYHWRSVKWVGEAIPRSHFGQDLLYTFGAFLTICRVQRNNAEKRIEAMRQNDWKAEKKADVISSSMEPYTNGSSESINLEELARDQIAKIIEAKFKGHSLTRLVEAILKAQGYTTYRSPEGADGGADILAGAGPLGFGEPRLCIEVKSESTPIDRPTVDKLLGAVTKFGANEGLFVSWSGFKSTVPKELAASFFRVRLWSQKDLIEQLLANYDKLDEDLQAELPLKRIWTITLPEDD; encoded by the coding sequence ATGGCTGTTTGGTTAGTTCGCGCAGGCTCGCATGGAGAATTTGAACAAAAATTTATTCAAGATGAACGTATATATGTCACTTGGGAAGATTTGGATAAAAATATTGAAAAGCTTGCCGACAAAGAATCTCTCTTTTCGCTTTTAGATTCGATGCATCCCGATTCAAAGCCTAAACGTCTTCACAACTGGGTAAGCCAGATATGGCCTTTCGCCCATGAAATGGCAATTGGTGACCTTGTTGTCGTTCCACTAAAGAGCCAGTCTGTTATTTACTTTGGCGAAATTACTGGCCCCTACCAATTTGAACCAGAAGGACCTAACCCTTACTATCACTGGCGTTCGGTCAAATGGGTTGGCGAAGCTATTCCTCGATCTCATTTTGGACAAGACCTCTTGTATACATTCGGTGCCTTCTTAACGATCTGCCGTGTCCAGCGAAACAATGCCGAGAAACGCATTGAAGCAATGCGCCAAAATGACTGGAAAGCTGAGAAAAAAGCGGATGTCATTTCTTCTTCTATGGAACCATATACAAATGGTTCAAGCGAATCGATCAACCTTGAAGAATTAGCCAGAGATCAAATTGCTAAAATAATTGAAGCCAAGTTTAAAGGGCACAGCTTGACTCGTTTAGTGGAAGCTATTCTAAAGGCTCAAGGATACACAACGTATCGCAGCCCAGAAGGAGCTGACGGAGGAGCAGACATTCTCGCAGGAGCTGGCCCGCTTGGTTTTGGAGAGCCACGTCTTTGCATTGAAGTAAAATCTGAAAGTACGCCGATAGACCGTCCCACTGTTGACAAGCTGCTTGGGGCCGTAACAAAATTTGGAGCAAATGAAGGACTATTCGTTTCCTGGAGTGGCTTCAAATCAACAGTTCCCAAAGAGCTTGCTGCCAGCTTTTTCCGAGTTAGGCTTTGGTCACAAAAAGATCTTATTGAACAGCTGCTAGCGAACTACGACAAACTCGATGAAGATTTACAAGCAGAGCTCCCGTTAAAACGGATATGGACAATTACATTGCCCGAAGACGACTAG